The sequence TTAGTAGTGGTTCCTTATTACAACAAACCACCTCAAGAAGGATTGGAGTCTCATTTTCGGGCAATTGCCGCTGCTGCGCCTGACTTACCACTTATGCTTTACAACATTCCTGGTAGGACAGGCTGTGTGCTTGAGCCCAAAACTGTTGCAAGTTTGATGGATTGTCAGAATGTAGTCAGTTTTAAGGCAGCGAGTGGAACAACTGAGGAGGTTACGCAATTAAGGATGGAGTGTGGTCCAAAATTAGCTATTTATAGTGGTGATGATGGTTTGCTTCTTCCAATGTTGTCTGTAGGGGCTGTTGGAGTAGTTAGTGTGGCCAGTCATCTGGTAGGACTTCGTCTCAAGGCGATGATTAATGCCTATCTCGAGGGTCAGGTTTCTATTGCTCTTCAATATCATGAGGAGTTGCAACCTCTTTTTAAAGCTCTATTCGCCACTACGAATCCAATTCCTGTCAAAGCTGCATTAGAGCTTGATGGTTGGCCTGTTGGAGCTCCTAGGAGTCCT comes from Prochlorococcus sp. MIT 1307 and encodes:
- the dapA gene encoding 4-hydroxy-tetrahydrodipicolinate synthase; the encoded protein is MSSIAELSSVPFGRLLTAMVTPFAEDGRVDLSLAARLAGHLVDQGSDGIVVCGTTGESPTLSWKEQHQLLETVREAVGPDIFVLAGTGSNSTAEAVEATRAAAASGAHGALVVVPYYNKPPQEGLESHFRAIAAAAPDLPLMLYNIPGRTGCVLEPKTVASLMDCQNVVSFKAASGTTEEVTQLRMECGPKLAIYSGDDGLLLPMLSVGAVGVVSVASHLVGLRLKAMINAYLEGQVSIALQYHEELQPLFKALFATTNPIPVKAALELDGWPVGAPRSPLLRLNNQMKDELSKILSALPKH